Proteins from one Gimesia maris genomic window:
- a CDS encoding class I SAM-dependent rRNA methyltransferase, translated as MSDSQPSVSDDQVATETRPTPRVILKPRRALPFFGRHPWVFAGAISRIEGNPTAGEEVILLSDKNEFIARGLFNPNSNIRVRLFSWDESEVLDNSFWTNRLEQAVTLREQVGLLENFETSGCRLVFSESDQLSGLTIDRYGAWFLVQFSSLALSQKQDLIIQFLKARFPAKGIWLRTEKGMREAEGLEISDQLLDGEEPPAHFFLEENGIRYGMSMVTGQKTGFYLDQRENRLAAARYLKNHRTLELHCYTGAFALNAIIHGQAQSVVSYDSSQSAIDQATANAELNGIGNRIHFQTGKAYAVLEQFKAEGEQFDSIILDPPKMARHRSGVKQALKGYFSLNRLAFDVLKPGGILITCSCSGLISQVEFQQMLASVSQHTGRHMQILEQRSQPADHPVSPSCPENQYLKCFICRVL; from the coding sequence ATGAGTGACTCACAACCCTCGGTTTCCGACGATCAAGTCGCCACCGAAACCAGACCAACCCCGCGCGTCATCCTGAAACCACGACGCGCGCTGCCATTCTTTGGACGACATCCCTGGGTCTTTGCCGGTGCAATCTCCCGGATCGAAGGCAATCCGACTGCCGGTGAGGAAGTGATTCTGCTCTCCGACAAGAATGAATTTATCGCCCGTGGACTGTTTAACCCCAACAGCAATATTCGTGTCCGCCTGTTTTCATGGGATGAGTCAGAAGTTCTGGACAATTCGTTCTGGACCAACCGGCTTGAACAGGCCGTAACACTGCGGGAACAGGTCGGACTGCTCGAAAACTTTGAGACTTCCGGTTGCCGACTGGTCTTCAGTGAATCCGATCAGCTTTCAGGACTGACCATCGATCGCTACGGCGCCTGGTTCCTGGTCCAGTTTTCCAGCCTGGCACTCTCGCAGAAACAGGACCTGATTATTCAGTTCCTCAAGGCGCGCTTTCCGGCCAAGGGAATCTGGCTCAGAACCGAAAAAGGGATGCGGGAGGCGGAAGGACTGGAAATTTCCGATCAGCTCCTGGATGGCGAAGAACCGCCGGCCCATTTCTTCCTGGAGGAAAACGGGATCCGTTACGGCATGAGCATGGTCACTGGTCAGAAGACCGGCTTTTACCTGGATCAGCGCGAAAACCGTCTTGCCGCGGCCCGCTATCTGAAAAATCATCGTACACTGGAACTGCATTGTTACACCGGTGCGTTCGCGTTGAATGCCATCATCCACGGACAGGCTCAATCAGTCGTGTCTTACGACTCTTCACAGTCCGCCATCGATCAGGCAACCGCGAATGCAGAACTCAACGGCATTGGAAATCGTATCCACTTTCAGACGGGTAAAGCTTATGCGGTTCTGGAGCAGTTTAAAGCAGAAGGGGAGCAGTTCGATTCCATCATTCTCGATCCCCCCAAAATGGCCCGACACCGCAGCGGGGTCAAGCAGGCTTTGAAAGGGTATTTCAGCCTCAATCGACTGGCATTTGATGTTTTGAAACCGGGTGGTATCCTGATTACCTGCAGTTGCTCCGGTTTGATCAGCCAGGTGGAATTTCAGCAGATGCTCGCATCGGTTTCACAACATACCGGGCGGCACATGCAGATCCTGGAGCAGCGCAGTCAACCGGCCGACCATCCGGTCTCACCCAGTTGCCCCGAAAATCAATATCTGAAATGTTTTATCTGCCGCGTCCTGTAG
- a CDS encoding DUF1501 domain-containing protein codes for MFSILNHPQRFTGNMSRRELLTTGGAGLLGLSLPQMLQAEQQQIVNPFQGGKAKSVIFLFLFGGPSQLETFDLKPEAPSEIRGPFQPIASRTPGLQISEHLPHLAEISDKYSVIRSMTHTFNDHSGGGHYVQTGKRWHIPIGAGFDATPKDWPSMGSVVEYLTQHSPGGLERDLPNYSVVPNRLGRLQAGGRYIRPGEYAGWLGRAYNPLSTTVDSRDSTDNPYWRDCTDEELSFEIEGLAPEVPLKTIRRRVALLEHFDGMKRNFDKADSQVFDRFRQRALALLTSNNTRNALNIKDEPNPLRDKYGRHLFGQSCLMARRLVEAGVRFVTVHYDCVDGYSWDSHRNSDDVKNNLLPTFDQGCAALLADLDQRGMLDDTLVIAMGEMGRTPKPNSNWGRGHWSQLFPALVAGAGIQGGTTYGSSDRLASRPAEHPVSPEDLAATIYWALGIDPGLMLPDALDRPIPIVDGGEPLRQLFG; via the coding sequence ATGTTCTCGATTCTGAATCATCCCCAGCGATTTACCGGAAACATGTCACGCCGCGAACTGCTGACAACCGGCGGGGCAGGGCTGCTGGGACTTTCGCTTCCCCAGATGCTCCAGGCCGAACAGCAGCAGATTGTCAATCCGTTTCAGGGTGGGAAAGCCAAGTCGGTCATCTTCCTGTTTCTGTTTGGCGGCCCCAGCCAACTGGAAACCTTCGACCTCAAACCCGAAGCCCCCAGTGAAATTCGTGGTCCCTTTCAGCCGATCGCCAGCCGCACTCCCGGTCTGCAGATCAGCGAACATCTGCCTCACCTGGCTGAGATTTCGGACAAGTATTCTGTCATCCGCAGCATGACACACACATTCAACGACCACAGTGGCGGCGGCCACTATGTACAAACCGGCAAACGCTGGCATATTCCGATCGGAGCCGGTTTCGATGCCACCCCCAAAGACTGGCCTTCCATGGGGTCGGTCGTGGAATATTTAACACAGCATTCTCCCGGCGGTCTGGAACGCGATTTACCGAATTACTCCGTGGTCCCCAATCGACTGGGACGACTGCAGGCAGGGGGGCGTTACATCCGGCCCGGTGAATATGCCGGCTGGCTGGGACGCGCTTACAACCCGCTTTCCACAACCGTCGACAGTCGCGATTCCACTGACAACCCTTACTGGCGCGACTGCACGGATGAAGAACTCAGCTTTGAAATCGAAGGCCTGGCTCCCGAAGTTCCCTTGAAGACCATCCGTCGTCGCGTCGCACTGCTGGAACACTTTGACGGCATGAAACGCAATTTCGACAAAGCTGATTCACAGGTCTTCGACCGTTTCCGCCAGCGGGCACTGGCGCTGTTAACTTCCAACAACACCCGTAATGCCCTCAACATTAAAGACGAACCCAATCCGCTCCGCGACAAGTACGGTCGCCATCTCTTTGGCCAGTCCTGCCTGATGGCCCGCCGCCTGGTGGAAGCCGGCGTACGCTTTGTTACCGTGCACTACGACTGCGTCGATGGCTACAGTTGGGATTCACACCGCAACAGCGACGATGTCAAAAACAATCTGCTGCCGACGTTTGATCAGGGCTGCGCGGCGCTGCTGGCCGACCTCGATCAGCGGGGCATGCTTGATGATACACTGGTCATCGCCATGGGAGAAATGGGCCGCACTCCCAAACCCAACAGCAACTGGGGACGCGGACACTGGAGCCAGCTCTTTCCGGCACTCGTCGCAGGTGCTGGCATTCAGGGAGGGACGACCTACGGCAGTTCTGACCGTCTTGCTTCTCGGCCAGCCGAACATCCCGTCAGCCCCGAAGATCTGGCTGCGACCATTTACTGGGCCCTGGGTATCGACCCCGGCCTGATGCTTCCCGATGCGCTCGATCGACCGATTCCCATCGTTGACGGCGGAGAACCGCTCAGGCAGCTGTTTGGTTGA
- a CDS encoding serine hydrolase domain-containing protein — MSALTERLPATCQLILEGIENELHTGVQLYISQRGEIIADGGIGEARPGVPMTADTLNLWLSAGKPLTAMAIARLWEQGDLKIDDRVSRFVPEFGTHGKEPITILHLLNHTAGFRPVDTGWPDVNWAESIRRICEAPLEENWQIGKTAGYHVSSSWFILGEILQRMTGQLYPHLMRELILEPLSMSNSWLGMPVDVYEQNQEQIAYVYQRDKGEMQLTDLHDAAHCLTPSPGGNARGPIRELGLFYECLLNQGTPLFEPQTVDTMIDRHREGEFDLTLQHKVDYGLGFIVNSNRYGADSVPYGFGKYASETSFGHGGSQSSIAFADPERELVVAVVANGRPGEPRHQRRARAINEAIYEDLQLV, encoded by the coding sequence GTGTCCGCTCTCACCGAACGTCTGCCTGCCACCTGCCAGTTAATTCTGGAAGGCATTGAAAATGAACTCCATACAGGAGTGCAGCTCTACATTTCTCAGCGAGGTGAAATTATTGCTGATGGCGGCATCGGGGAAGCCCGCCCCGGAGTTCCCATGACGGCCGACACGCTCAACCTCTGGCTCTCCGCCGGTAAACCACTGACTGCCATGGCGATTGCCCGCTTATGGGAGCAGGGGGATCTGAAGATAGATGATCGCGTTTCCCGGTTCGTTCCCGAGTTTGGAACCCACGGAAAAGAACCGATTACGATCCTGCACCTGCTCAACCATACCGCCGGCTTTCGTCCGGTCGATACAGGCTGGCCTGATGTCAACTGGGCTGAATCAATTCGCCGCATCTGCGAGGCACCGCTGGAAGAAAACTGGCAGATCGGAAAAACCGCCGGTTACCATGTCAGTTCCAGCTGGTTCATCCTCGGTGAAATCCTGCAGCGCATGACAGGTCAGTTGTATCCTCATCTGATGCGCGAACTGATTCTGGAACCGCTGAGCATGTCGAACAGCTGGCTGGGTATGCCCGTCGACGTTTATGAGCAGAACCAGGAGCAGATCGCGTATGTCTATCAACGCGACAAAGGGGAAATGCAGCTGACTGATCTGCATGATGCAGCCCACTGCCTCACACCTTCACCGGGCGGAAATGCACGGGGGCCAATTCGTGAACTCGGCCTGTTTTACGAATGCCTGCTCAACCAGGGCACACCGCTGTTTGAACCACAGACCGTCGACACCATGATCGATCGTCATCGGGAAGGGGAGTTCGATCTCACACTGCAACACAAGGTTGATTACGGCCTGGGGTTCATTGTGAATTCCAATCGGTATGGCGCAGATTCGGTCCCTTACGGATTTGGCAAGTACGCCTCCGAAACTTCATTCGGGCACGGCGGTTCACAGTCTTCAATCGCCTTTGCCGACCCGGAACGGGAACTGGTCGTCGCCGTCGTTGCCAATGGCCGGCCCGGCGAACCCCGACATCAACGCCGCGCCAGAGCAATCAACGAAGCGATCTACGAAGACCTGCAGCTGGTGTAA
- a CDS encoding mandelate racemase/muconate lactonizing enzyme family protein has product MKITAIITYRVRIPLKPERRMISALGKHDVSHYLVLRIETDTGIEGAGEATVLCRWSGETAWGAQAIVDRVFTPLLIGQDPCDIANINQILDRTSQGNWFAKSAIEMACWDIKGKEAALPVYELLGGAVRSRSIKCRFSMGAYSLERAERRTQELVAAGFTTIKVKVGTNPDEDVARVKMVRETMGPDLELTIDANAGWDAATAIAAMKRMNDCNVALFEQPTPRGDFAALAEVRQAIAPEIMADDICFDLADAKECIRNNACDVINVYPGKNGGISKTAAIVSYAAEHGIPCSIGSNLELDIASAAMCHAVVGCPNMNIEQYPGDILGPEYHEICIVKNPLKIEGPVITIPDSPGLGIEVDWGLVEAHAAD; this is encoded by the coding sequence ATGAAAATTACAGCAATTATAACTTACCGGGTTCGGATCCCGCTCAAACCCGAACGGCGGATGATTTCAGCGTTGGGGAAACACGATGTCTCCCACTATCTGGTCCTACGAATCGAAACCGATACCGGTATCGAAGGCGCGGGTGAAGCAACCGTCCTCTGTCGCTGGAGTGGAGAAACCGCCTGGGGCGCACAGGCGATTGTCGATCGTGTCTTTACACCATTACTGATTGGCCAGGATCCCTGTGACATTGCAAACATCAACCAGATCCTTGATCGTACTTCGCAGGGGAACTGGTTTGCCAAGTCAGCCATCGAGATGGCCTGCTGGGATATCAAAGGTAAAGAAGCAGCATTGCCCGTGTATGAGCTGCTGGGAGGCGCGGTCCGCAGCCGTTCCATTAAATGCCGTTTTTCGATGGGCGCGTATTCACTGGAGCGAGCCGAACGTCGCACGCAGGAACTGGTGGCAGCAGGCTTCACAACGATTAAGGTCAAGGTGGGGACCAATCCGGATGAAGATGTAGCCCGCGTGAAAATGGTGCGCGAGACAATGGGCCCGGATCTGGAACTGACGATTGACGCCAATGCGGGCTGGGATGCCGCGACCGCAATCGCTGCCATGAAACGCATGAATGATTGCAACGTAGCGTTGTTTGAACAGCCTACCCCCCGCGGTGATTTTGCCGCACTCGCAGAAGTCAGACAGGCGATTGCCCCGGAAATTATGGCTGATGATATCTGTTTTGACCTGGCCGACGCTAAAGAATGCATTCGCAATAATGCTTGCGATGTGATCAACGTCTATCCGGGAAAAAACGGGGGCATCAGCAAGACGGCAGCGATTGTCAGCTATGCTGCCGAGCATGGCATTCCCTGCAGTATCGGTTCGAACCTGGAACTGGATATCGCTTCGGCAGCGATGTGTCATGCGGTTGTCGGTTGTCCGAATATGAACATCGAGCAATATCCGGGAGATATTCTGGGCCCTGAATATCATGAGATTTGCATCGTCAAAAATCCGTTGAAGATTGAAGGTCCCGTGATTACGATTCCCGATTCCCCCGGACTGGGAATCGAAGTCGACTGGGGTCTTGTGGAAGCACATGCTGCCGACTGA
- a CDS encoding glutaredoxin family protein encodes MSTMTHKEELPQGLPFLGNSMLFLGLGIMALSLTGTEWLPFNMPRSWYQSPSIWNLLAFCMTCGGIAVLKQVSSTEMKNSERNRQLPQKEDWMPEEPGQRFSTLIVYTKENCPLCEEAAEILEDYGVYLPEIEFIDIYSDPSLIAKFGTCVPVVSIDGKIRFRGRINEVLLRRLIVASPVTVAPAASSGCGCNKQSCGCKRQKSSVDSNSESTSASTDCGGQCKCA; translated from the coding sequence ATGAGCACAATGACACATAAAGAAGAGCTTCCACAGGGACTACCATTCTTAGGTAACTCAATGTTATTCCTAGGCTTAGGAATAATGGCCCTCTCTCTGACAGGCACCGAATGGCTGCCATTCAATATGCCGCGTTCCTGGTACCAGAGCCCTTCGATCTGGAATTTACTGGCTTTCTGCATGACCTGTGGCGGCATCGCTGTCCTGAAACAGGTTTCCAGTACAGAAATGAAAAACAGTGAACGAAATCGCCAGCTTCCTCAAAAAGAAGACTGGATGCCCGAAGAACCAGGCCAGCGTTTCAGTACACTCATCGTTTATACGAAAGAAAACTGCCCGCTCTGTGAAGAAGCGGCAGAAATTCTGGAAGACTACGGCGTCTATCTGCCTGAGATCGAATTTATAGACATCTATAGTGATCCAAGTCTGATCGCCAAGTTCGGAACCTGCGTGCCAGTCGTGTCAATTGATGGAAAAATCCGCTTTCGCGGCCGGATCAATGAAGTACTGCTGAGACGGTTAATTGTGGCTTCGCCCGTAACCGTAGCCCCTGCCGCCTCATCCGGGTGTGGCTGTAACAAGCAGAGTTGCGGCTGTAAACGTCAGAAATCCAGCGTCGATTCCAACAGCGAATCGACCAGCGCATCGACGGACTGTGGTGGTCAGTGCAAATGCGCCTGA
- a CDS encoding serine/threonine protein kinase, whose translation MAGKLTAEAFLNLVKQSGLVSVDQLKKLLSEYQEKGVKLGEPAEVAEELIGRSLLTRWQANKLLQGKHKGFFLGKYRLLDLVGKGGMSSVYLAEHVLMRRRCAIKVLPSKRVNDASYLARFHREAQAVASLDHINIVRAYDVDHEKENDAEIHFLVMEYVDGQDLQEIVTKTGPLDIRDAVNYIRQGAKGLAHAHEADMVHRDVKPGNLLVDSKGVVKILDLGLARFFHEGEDKSLTIAHDEKVLGTADYLAPEQAIDSHQVDSRADIYSLGCTMYFLLTGHPPFTEGSLAQRLMAHQNKNPPPVTDDRPDTPPEVVQILEKMMAKDRENRYQTMDETAEALYEWLQNNTDEEWRSHNVSSGLGSGVELAQSGSGVQQQKQNPELAAFLSNLKEESGIQKSTSSPDVNEKKSSPRLDPVAKPSSDVHDSSVVKQDKISTASTRIGSTSDTLKKAESEAPAPAAKPVAKPVTKPGAKPVAKPVAKPVAKPVSGRPVKKPVPVAEALPGDSAVMEAEPDEIEAEVVEDASPAGSSITGQKWFLPAIAGGGIGLLLILLVVMFVLPGEEPEKPAPVKPAPVVEKPVEVESLPEEIKVGPKETYKTIAAALKDIQIVYGKTFGDEGKHYTIKVAADQELKERIVIDNSSLNYPKGISIVAESGKPVILAPDGPEPVVQLTGIEGITIDGFLVRAQGKKVAIQLSGYLVGTQLKNLKINDFQKTGIFATSVSGLSSEPFLLENLSLKAGNPQAVGLDFTGDTNSDIRMTNIRCLTAMQVGLQFSSAVRETQVKESIFSETVTGIRFDCRGYEISHLKLTNNTFFIVNSGIVFTTSPTPNSEAIQISRNLFATIEGPPAKVEQDNDAKFWAKALTALENDSSRTAPSPLPADELDLFKNKGKQGDANLNNFVSTTPGDEKFLVPASDNPASKAAGAPGGMKPYIGAVAP comes from the coding sequence ATGGCAGGCAAACTAACGGCCGAGGCTTTTTTAAACCTGGTAAAACAAAGTGGTTTGGTCTCGGTCGATCAGCTGAAGAAGCTGCTCTCCGAATATCAGGAAAAAGGGGTGAAGCTGGGAGAACCTGCTGAGGTCGCCGAGGAACTGATCGGGCGGTCTCTGCTGACACGCTGGCAGGCCAACAAACTGCTGCAAGGCAAACACAAAGGTTTTTTCCTGGGTAAATACCGGTTGCTGGATCTGGTCGGCAAAGGTGGCATGAGTTCTGTTTACCTGGCGGAACATGTGCTGATGCGACGTCGCTGTGCCATCAAGGTACTCCCCTCGAAACGGGTGAATGACGCCTCCTATCTCGCCCGCTTTCATCGAGAAGCACAGGCAGTTGCTTCTCTGGATCACATTAACATCGTCCGCGCTTATGATGTCGACCATGAAAAAGAGAATGATGCGGAAATTCATTTTCTGGTCATGGAGTATGTAGACGGTCAGGATTTACAGGAAATCGTTACCAAAACCGGTCCACTGGATATTCGCGATGCCGTCAACTATATCCGCCAGGGAGCGAAAGGCCTGGCTCATGCCCACGAAGCGGATATGGTGCACCGGGACGTCAAACCGGGCAACCTGCTGGTGGATTCCAAAGGCGTTGTCAAAATTCTTGACCTGGGACTGGCGCGGTTCTTTCATGAAGGCGAAGACAAATCGCTGACGATCGCACACGATGAGAAAGTTCTGGGGACGGCTGATTATCTGGCACCCGAACAGGCCATCGACAGCCACCAGGTTGATTCCCGCGCAGACATCTACAGCCTGGGTTGTACCATGTACTTCCTGTTAACGGGGCATCCCCCCTTCACCGAAGGCTCACTTGCACAGCGGTTGATGGCGCATCAGAACAAAAATCCGCCTCCCGTTACGGACGACCGTCCCGATACTCCACCGGAAGTCGTTCAAATCCTGGAAAAGATGATGGCGAAAGACCGGGAAAACCGGTACCAGACAATGGATGAGACGGCTGAAGCTTTATATGAATGGCTGCAGAACAACACCGATGAGGAGTGGCGCAGCCACAATGTCAGTAGTGGGCTGGGCTCAGGTGTCGAGTTGGCGCAAAGTGGCTCAGGTGTGCAGCAGCAGAAACAGAATCCCGAACTGGCGGCGTTTCTCTCGAATCTGAAAGAGGAATCCGGGATCCAGAAAAGTACCAGCTCTCCTGATGTGAATGAAAAGAAAAGCAGTCCCCGCCTGGATCCCGTTGCGAAACCCTCTTCCGATGTACATGATTCTTCTGTTGTAAAGCAGGATAAAATCAGTACCGCTTCCACGCGGATCGGCAGTACTTCCGATACGCTCAAGAAAGCAGAATCAGAGGCGCCTGCACCTGCAGCCAAACCGGTCGCCAAACCAGTTACTAAACCTGGGGCGAAGCCAGTTGCCAAACCTGTTGCGAAGCCTGTGGCCAAACCTGTTTCAGGACGTCCTGTGAAAAAGCCGGTACCCGTAGCGGAAGCGCTCCCCGGCGATTCGGCAGTGATGGAGGCGGAGCCGGATGAAATCGAAGCAGAAGTTGTCGAAGATGCATCTCCTGCCGGGAGTTCGATTACCGGTCAGAAATGGTTTCTGCCAGCCATCGCCGGCGGTGGGATCGGTTTATTACTGATTCTGCTTGTTGTGATGTTTGTTTTGCCGGGAGAAGAACCTGAAAAGCCGGCGCCTGTCAAACCGGCGCCCGTGGTTGAGAAACCGGTTGAAGTAGAATCACTGCCTGAAGAAATCAAAGTTGGTCCGAAGGAAACTTATAAAACGATTGCGGCTGCACTCAAGGATATCCAGATTGTTTATGGCAAAACATTTGGTGATGAAGGGAAGCATTACACGATAAAGGTCGCCGCTGACCAGGAGTTGAAAGAACGGATCGTCATTGATAATTCCAGTCTGAATTACCCCAAAGGAATTTCGATTGTCGCAGAAAGTGGTAAGCCGGTGATCCTGGCTCCTGATGGTCCCGAACCGGTCGTGCAGCTAACAGGCATCGAAGGGATTACGATTGATGGTTTTCTGGTCAGAGCCCAGGGGAAAAAAGTAGCGATTCAACTGTCCGGCTATCTGGTGGGGACACAGTTGAAGAACCTGAAGATTAATGATTTTCAAAAAACGGGTATCTTTGCCACCAGTGTGTCCGGTCTCTCAAGCGAACCATTTCTGCTGGAAAATCTCAGCCTCAAAGCGGGGAATCCCCAGGCGGTCGGTCTGGATTTTACCGGGGATACGAACAGTGACATCAGAATGACGAACATCCGTTGTCTGACTGCCATGCAAGTGGGCCTGCAGTTTTCATCAGCGGTCAGGGAAACACAGGTCAAGGAATCGATCTTCTCGGAGACTGTCACCGGGATTCGATTTGATTGCCGGGGATATGAGATCAGTCATTTGAAACTGACGAACAATACTTTTTTCATCGTCAACTCAGGAATTGTTTTTACTACCAGTCCGACTCCCAACAGTGAAGCGATTCAGATTTCGCGGAATCTGTTTGCGACCATCGAAGGTCCACCGGCAAAGGTAGAGCAGGATAATGATGCGAAATTCTGGGCGAAAGCGTTGACTGCGCTGGAAAACGATTCTTCCCGTACCGCTCCCAGTCCGCTGCCCGCTGATGAACTCGATTTGTTCAAGAACAAAGGCAAACAGGGAGATGCGAATCTGAATAACTTTGTGTCTACCACTCCGGGAGATGAAAAGTTCCTCGTGCCGGCTTCCGATAATCCTGCCAGTAAAGCAGCTGGTGCACCTGGTGGCATGAAGCCTTACATTGGTGCGGTGGCTCCCTGA
- a CDS encoding SDR family NAD(P)-dependent oxidoreductase yields MNENNVALVTGSATGVGRACALRLAEEGFDIVVNYSRSQAEAEETKALLEEEGASVLLIQCDVSDDAAVKSMIAEIESEWGRLDVLVNNAGTTEFIEHKDLDALSEATWDRIISVNLKGPFFCIRAATHLLRESEFGAVVNVSSTAGITGQGSSVAYCASKGGLNTMTKSLARALAPEIRVNSVCPGPIDSRWLKQVMTDEELSERTADFPIPRPAQPDDIADTVLYLALGTTLSTGQLLVVDGGRTM; encoded by the coding sequence ATGAACGAAAACAATGTCGCTCTGGTCACAGGATCAGCAACGGGAGTCGGTCGCGCCTGTGCACTGCGCCTGGCAGAGGAAGGTTTTGATATTGTCGTGAATTATTCACGCAGCCAGGCTGAAGCAGAGGAAACGAAAGCCCTGCTCGAGGAAGAAGGTGCCAGCGTGCTGCTCATCCAGTGTGATGTGAGTGATGACGCTGCTGTGAAAAGCATGATTGCAGAAATTGAATCAGAATGGGGGCGGCTGGATGTGCTGGTGAATAATGCGGGGACGACCGAATTCATTGAACACAAAGATCTGGATGCGCTCAGTGAAGCAACCTGGGACCGTATCATCAGTGTGAATCTGAAAGGACCGTTCTTTTGTATTCGTGCCGCGACGCACCTGCTGCGGGAGAGTGAGTTTGGCGCCGTTGTGAATGTCAGTTCGACGGCGGGCATTACCGGACAGGGTTCCAGTGTTGCTTACTGCGCGAGCAAAGGGGGACTGAATACGATGACGAAATCACTGGCGCGGGCGCTGGCGCCGGAAATTCGCGTGAATTCGGTCTGCCCCGGTCCGATTGACAGTCGCTGGCTCAAACAGGTGATGACTGACGAAGAACTGTCAGAGCGAACGGCCGACTTCCCGATCCCCCGCCCTGCCCAGCCTGATGATATCGCTGATACCGTATTATACCTGGCTTTAGGGACCACACTGTCAACCGGTCAGTTACTGGTCGTCGATGGTGGGCGAACGATGTAA
- a CDS encoding response regulator has product MSSEISLKNSKILIADDNHQNCELLDAYLLDEGYETFMAYDGKETLEKVAEIDPDLILLDIMMPKLSGYEVCAQLKQSDETKDIPILVITALNEMGDIEKSVQAGCDDFLTKPVNRIELTTRVRSLLRVRHLTHERDRLLAYLAEVEGTTRSTSSES; this is encoded by the coding sequence ATGTCGTCTGAAATCTCTTTGAAGAATTCAAAAATACTCATCGCAGATGACAATCATCAGAACTGCGAACTGCTCGACGCGTATCTGCTGGACGAGGGCTATGAAACCTTTATGGCCTACGATGGGAAAGAGACGCTGGAAAAGGTCGCTGAAATTGACCCCGACCTGATCCTGCTGGACATCATGATGCCGAAACTGAGTGGATACGAAGTCTGTGCCCAGCTCAAACAGAGTGATGAAACAAAAGATATTCCGATCCTTGTGATCACCGCACTGAACGAAATGGGCGATATCGAGAAGTCGGTTCAGGCCGGCTGCGATGACTTTCTGACAAAGCCCGTCAATCGAATCGAATTAACGACCCGCGTCCGCTCTCTGTTACGTGTCAGACACCTGACGCATGAGCGCGATCGTCTGCTGGCTTATCTCGCTGAAGTGGAAGGCACGACCCGCTCTACTTCCAGCGAATCATAA
- a CDS encoding FG-GAP and VCBS repeat-containing protein yields the protein MMRLMIAVCLCSTSVCFADDATPNFKPQTIDSTVEIGYGTAISDVDGDGKPDILLADKKEIAWYQNPTWKRHVIAENLTERDNVCIAARDIDGDGKVEVAVGAQWNPGDTLNSGAVFYLVPPADRTQLWKAIPLPHQPVIHRMRWVKLADNNFALIVSPLHGKGNKKGEGAGVKLIAYEKPANPHDQWKQTVIEDTLHVTHNLDPAQWNPETPAEEILYAGREGAMLLSYADGQWQKTKFPLIEGSGEIRMGRLKPTSRFITTIEPLHGDKLVLYQSDDSNKGISKRQILDDNIKAGHAIATADLFGDAREEIVAGWRTPNKDNQVGVKVYWTTDDAGKVWKSAWVDENGMACEDLRLGDLNGDGRIDIVAAGRDSHNLKIYWNQPE from the coding sequence ATGATGCGTCTCATGATTGCCGTCTGTCTCTGTTCGACTTCTGTCTGCTTTGCCGATGACGCGACACCGAATTTCAAACCGCAAACCATCGACAGTACGGTGGAAATCGGTTACGGCACCGCGATTAGCGATGTTGACGGCGATGGAAAACCGGATATTCTGTTAGCCGACAAGAAAGAAATTGCCTGGTACCAGAACCCGACCTGGAAGCGACATGTGATCGCAGAAAACCTGACGGAACGCGATAATGTCTGTATCGCTGCCCGTGATATTGACGGCGACGGAAAAGTCGAAGTCGCCGTCGGCGCCCAATGGAATCCCGGAGACACCCTGAACTCCGGAGCCGTCTTCTATCTCGTTCCCCCCGCTGATCGGACACAGCTCTGGAAAGCGATCCCGCTCCCTCACCAGCCCGTCATTCATCGCATGCGGTGGGTCAAACTGGCTGACAATAATTTTGCACTCATCGTTTCCCCGCTGCATGGAAAAGGAAACAAAAAAGGAGAAGGGGCCGGCGTCAAACTGATCGCCTACGAAAAACCAGCGAACCCACATGACCAGTGGAAGCAGACCGTCATCGAAGACACGCTGCATGTCACCCATAATCTCGATCCGGCACAGTGGAATCCAGAGACCCCCGCGGAAGAAATTCTCTACGCAGGCCGCGAAGGAGCCATGCTGCTTTCTTATGCTGACGGCCAGTGGCAGAAAACAAAGTTCCCGCTGATTGAAGGGAGTGGTGAAATTCGCATGGGTCGACTCAAACCGACCAGCCGGTTCATCACCACCATCGAACCACTGCACGGCGACAAGCTGGTGCTGTACCAGTCAGATGACTCGAACAAGGGAATCAGTAAACGTCAGATTCTGGACGATAATATCAAAGCCGGTCACGCCATCGCGACTGCGGATCTGTTCGGCGACGCACGGGAGGAAATTGTCGCGGGCTGGCGGACTCCCAACAAAGATAATCAGGTGGGTGTCAAAGTCTACTGGACGACCGACGACGCAGGTAAAGTCTGGAAGTCAGCCTGGGTCGATGAGAACGGCATGGCCTGCGAAGACCTGCGACTGGGCGATCTGAACGGCGACGGGCGGATCGACATTGTCGCCGCCGGTCGCGATTCACACAACTTAAAAATTTACTGGAACCAACCAGAGTAA